A window of Streptomyces sp. NBC_01224 genomic DNA:
GGGCAGACGACGAGCGTGGGCCCCGCGGTCGCGGGGTCGGTCTGGCGGTGCAGGTGCAGAGCGAGCAGGGTGACGGTCTTGCCCAGGCCCATGTCGTCGGCGAGACAGCCGCCGAGACCGAGCTCGCACATTTCGGCCAGCCAGGCCAAGCCCCGCTTCTGGTAGTCGCGCAGCGTGGCCTTCAGAGCGGCGGGCTGGGCGGCGGGGGTGCGGGATTCGGGGTCGCGGATGCGGGCGACGAGGTCGCCGAGCGCCCCGACCGCCGCACAGCGAAAAGTTTCCCCGTCCCGTTCCACCTCGCCGGTCAGCGCGGCGCCGAGCGCCTCCATGGGGGTGAGAGGTTCCATCCGGCGGCGCCTGGCGCGGGCCACCAGCTTCGGGTCCGCGACCACCCACTGGTCGCGCAGCCGGACGAGGGGGCGGCGTGCCTCGGCGAGGGCGTCCATCTCGGCCTCGGTGAGCGGTTCCCCGCCGAGCGAGAGCTGCCAGCGGAAGTCGAGGAGGGCGTCGGCGTCGAGCATGCCGCCCGCGCTGGAGCCGGGCGCGGTGCGCTGCCCGATCTCCGCGGTCGCGGTGAGTGCCTTGACCAGCTTGCGCGGCCAGTGCACGTCGATACCGGCGGCGCGCAACGTGTCGGTCGCGTCGCCCAGCAGGTCGAAGGCTTCGTCGTCGGTCAGCCGCAGCTGGTCCGGAGCGGCGTCTTTCAGCAGCCGGTCGAGCGGTGGCCAGACGCGGGCGCCACGGCGCAGTGCGAGCAGCGTCTCGGTCTCGGAGCGCGGGCCGAGCAGGCGCTCGGTCTCGGTCGGCTCGCTCCACAGTCGTGCGGCCTCCACGACGAGCGCCGGATCCGCCGCGGTGTGCAACTGCAGGACGGCCCGGAACTGCCGACGCCGCCCCTCGGGTACGTCGACCCGCAACGAGACCCTGACGTCGGCGGTGAACGCGGCGGCCGTCTCCTCGGCCCACTCGCGCAGCGCGGGCACCGCACGCGTCTCTCGCCAGGCGTACGGCAGGGCTCCCATGGCGAGCGGAGCGGCGGGAGCACGGACCAGTTCGTCGGCGACCGCGTCGCAGAACTGGCGTACCAGCGCGGCCGGTTCGGCGATCCGCAGCGGCGCGGGCCCGGGCTCGGGTAGGCAGTGGGCGTGTGGCGGGAACGCGGCGGCGAGGGCGTCCAGTGTCTGCCGCTGGGCGGCGGTGAAGGGGCCCGCCTTCCAGGTGTCGTGGCCGGCGTCGGTGAGGGCCGGGTGGAGGCGGCCGTCGGCGAGCAGTCGCAGCGCCAAGCGGGCGGCGGATTGCCAGGCGGCGGCGGACGGGTGCGGCGGCTGTGCCCCGGACAGCGCGGCGACAGCGAGGGCGACGGGCAGTGCGTAGCCCTCCACCTTGCGCCGTCTGACCGAGCGGCCGTGCGGCAGCACGAGCTCCGCCGCCTCAGGCTCGACGACCGCAGGTGCCATGCTCTCGGCAGTGGCTGCCCCTGCGGGCTGCCAGAGCAGCAATCGGCCGAGGCGGGCGGGCTCGCCGGGCAGGAACACCGCCGCCCAGCCGTCGTCGAGCCGACTCCGCGCCCAGGCAGCCGACTCCGGTGTGGCCCATCGCGGCACGCCCCTCGTTCCTGTGCCCTGTTCCCGTACGAGGACTCGTGCCACTCTCTTTCGCCTCACCGTCGTCCAGGCGGTCTTCACCGCGCCTTCGTCCACCAGCAGGTTCCGACCCTGTTGTCACCTGCGGGAGTGGGCCTTGATCGCCGCGGTACGCATGCGTTTGGCCAGCCGCTTGTCGACGCCGCGCAGGCCCTCACCCAGTTCGGCGAGCACCAGGGGGGTGGCTGGGTGCTCCACTCGCCACAGCTCGTCCACCCGCTGTTCGAGCGCATCCGGCGCCGTGTTCCAGTTCTCCAGGAAGCCCTGGGTCAGCTCCTCGTTCTCCTGAGCACCGGCGAGGATCGACAGTCCGTCGATGAGCAGCCACAATCCGGCCTCCTCCGTCCGCGCCGGGTCCATGTGTGCGTCTGCCCCAGGGCGTGCGCCCAGGGTCGCGGTGGCCACCTGGCGGCACCCCTCGACGTCGGAGTCCGCCGCCTTGCGCAGCACGCGCCGTGCCCGGGGGCCGTCGAGGTCGGCCAGCACCAGTTGGGCCACGGCACGCTTCGCCGCTGCCTCGGAACCGTCTCCCGCGCATGCGTCGAGCAGCCCTACCGCGGCATCCGCCGCCGTACGGTGTGCCAGCCACCCTTCGACCTCCCGGCGCATCTCCTCGGGGGAGTAGCCCAGGAGCCCCTGGAGCAGAGCGCCGGCGTCGGCTTCGGCGTACTCACCGAGCAGGGGCGCGGGCACACCGCACTCCATCAGATAGGCGCGGAGCCCGTAGCGGCCGAGCGGGGTGATCCGCATGCGGTGCCCGCGCTTGTCGTCCCACGACCGATCCGACGCCGCCGTCGAGGTTCCTGAACCGCCGCCCAGCTCCTGTCCGACCATGGAGTTCAGGAGTGTGCGCAGAGTCTCCTCGGCCGAATCGCCGCCGTCACCGGGCTCGTACTCCACCGCACCCAGCAGGGCGAGCCCTTCCCCGAGCTCGTGGAAGGACGCTGCGAACAGTGCCTGGAAGAGATCGAACTCCGGCCCGTTCTCGCCCACCTCGCGGGCCTTCGCACGCAGGTCGTCGACATCCACCCAGGCGTCGTCCGGGGCGTCGTACAGCAGGCCGACCAGTGAGTCGGCGATCTCGGCCGTCAGCTCACCGTGCCACCCGTCCAGCACCCCCGTCTCACCGATCTCCTCCAGCAGATCGCCCATAGCGGCGGCCCAGAACTCCGGAAGGTCCTCACCGGTGAAGTCGGTTGCCCCGCCACCCCATGCGCGGCCCCCGCTGATCGTGATCAACCCGCCATCCACGGCGAGCCACCACGGATCATCGAGAACGGAAACGTCCTTGGCGCTGCGCAGCGATTTCAACGCACGAGCCCGCGCGACGGCATCGGCATACGGCGAGTCGTCGCCGGCCAGCTTCCACAGCTGGAGCTCCTCGACAGCCTCACGGGCGAGCGCGGGCCGCAGCACCCGGCCGGCGGTGACCTGCCGTCCCTCGCGGCACCAGGCGGCGAGCCGCAGCGCCGCGTCGAAGAGCGGAACACCCCGCACGGCAGCGGCAAGGTCCTCCTGCGGTGCCAGGGTCACCGGGCGCAGCACAGGCACATCCTCGGCCGGTCCGTCGACTCCGGCATCGACCGGATCGCCCACCCCGCACTGCCCGCAGGTACACAACGCCACGTCCTCGGCGGTCAGCCGACGGACACCGCCGCGCCCGGCCCGATCACCGGCCGACGGCTTCGCTCTGCCGGACACCGTGTCCGGCGTCAACCGGGCCAGCCGCGCGGTGATCCCGTCCCGGTCGAAGGCCGCCGGATCGTAACCGGCCGCCCGCAGTTCGGCGACGAGCTCACCGTACGGGCCATCCCCGGCCCCATCCGGGGTGTCGAGGAACTCCAGAACCCCGGCCAGCCCCCACACGCCGCCGATGTCCTCGGCCGGTACATCGGCACGACGCCCGCCGACGCAGCGCACCGCCCGCTCCGCGCCGTCCGGGCGGGGCAGCGTCTTCTCCAGCGTGATCCCGTGCTCCCAGTCGTCGCCGAAGTCGTAGACGTAGCGCAGCCGTGCTCCCTCCTCGGCCAGCACGTCGCCGAGCGCGGTGGCGTCCTCGTCGCCGACCCCGCGGCCGAAGCCGAGATCGATGTCGGTGAGTCGTGCCGTGTCGCCGTACCCCCGGCCGAACTCGTCGGTGAAGAGGTGCAGATGGCCACCGTGCCATCCGAAGGCGACCTGGATGGCGTCGTGCAGCGTCCCGAGTGACGTGTCGGACGGCAGCACAAGGCGCCGCCACAGGGGCGGTCTCGTACTGTGCAGCACGATCTTCAACTGGAGATCGGACGGGGCTGTCTTCCCGTCTCGCCACATCTGCTGCTCCCACCGCTCCGGGGCCACTTGAACGGCCCCATCATGGCGCTGTCCGCGTGCCCAGCTCAAACCCGGTTGTGGCGGCTACCGTCCTTTTGGGCAGACACGGCCCCGCCGTCGCCCGCAGTGGATATCCTGTGTCCTCGCGACCGTTCGCGGGCAGCGCAGGCGCTCGGGAGCACATGGCCCTACCGGCCACGGCTGCTGCATTGCGTGCCCGTAGGGCTTTTGGACCCGGACACGGTGAAGGCATTTCAGGAGTGGATGCGCGCCCGTGCACAGGCGATTGCGCTATCTCTACGACCTCGCCCGCGCGGCGACGCCGTCGGGCCGACGCCCCACGGTGACCGCGTCCCGCGTACGGCCCACGATCCTGCGGCTGCTCGACTCGATGACCGACGTGCCGGCCTACGTGCGCAACGCGCGCTTCGACATCCTGGCCGCCAACACCCTGGGGAGGGCGCTGTACGCGCCCGTCTTCGAGTCACCGCTGTTCGCCCGGCGCGGCCCGGTCAACAGCGCCCGCTTCATGTTCCTCGACCCGGCCAGCCAGGAATTCTGGATCGACTGGGAAAAAGGAGCCAACGACGCGGTCGCCTTCCTACGCACCGAGACGGGCCGGGCGCCCCACGACAAGGCACTCACCGATCTGATCGGAGAGCTGACGACCAAGAGCGCGTGTCAGGGGCCGTAGGGGCTCCAGTGCCCGAGGAAGGGCTTCAGGTCGTCGGCTTGTGGTTCGGGGATTTCGGGCAGTCGGGGCGGCGTGGTCAGTGGGCCGAGGCGGTTCACGGTGGCCGCTGCCCAGCTGATCCATGCTTCGGCTTCGGTTCTGGGTTGCCCCGGCGGCATGGTCTCGATTCGGGTGCCTGCAGCGCTCACGTACTGGGTCAGTCGGGTGGCGTGTCGCCATGCCGCTTTCTGCGCTTCGAAGTGCTTGACGCGGTACGTCTTCGCGTGGCGGACGCGGGCTTCCTCCACGGCGGCTTCCCAGCGGATGCGCTTCGGTCTGCCGCCGGCAGCCCAGGACCGGGCAGACCGAACGTCGTACCCGGACGTTGACCACGACCCGGCGGCCATCGACTGGCACATCCGCAACCGTCCGGACGTGGTATCCGTGCACCTTCCCCGTCGGCGCCCCGCACATCGGGCAGGGAAAGGGAACATCCCTGGTCCGGGCCAAGACCCGGATCACCTCGCCGTCGTCCACCACATCATCGATGACCAGTGCCGATAGCCCTGAAAACACCGTTGCCACAAGGGAGTTGGCATCTCGCATACAACGTCGACGACGCCAGTTACCTGCCGTCACCACCGACTACGGAACAGAGCCGAACGATTTACAGTCCCCATCGCGGGCTCCCCGGGGTTCTTCGGCCTGACCGGCTTGTCGAGGTCGCCGTCTGTGGCGCGTGTCTCCTTCTCGGTATCTGTACGCGAGGCCTGAACGGATGCCCGTCTACTATGGATCTGCGTACTGGGCGGCAGAAGGAAGTCAGAGCAATGCGGCGGCTGGGGGACCTTGAGGCGGAGATCATGGATCGACTCTGGACGTGGAATCGTCCTGCGACTGTGCGCGAGGTCGTCAACGACATCAACGAGACCCGCCCTCTCGCCTACACCACCGTGATGACCGTCACCAACATCCTGTACTCCAAGGGCTGGCTGTCGCGCGGAAAGGAGGGACGTGCCTGGCTGTACACACCGGTCCGCAGCCGCGAGGCGTACGCTGCCGCGCTGATGGAGGACGGCCTCGGGGCCAGCAAGGACCGCTCGGCGGCGCTGGTGCATTTCGTCGAGGGCATGTCGGAGGACGAGGTAGCCGCCCTCCGCAGGGCGCTTCGCAGCGTAGGGCGACAGGCCAAGCCGTGATCTCGGCACCTGCTCTGATCGGCTACACGGCAGCCGTCGGATTCATCGCCCCGAGAGTGCTGCTGCGCAGCAGCTGGCCTCATCGCGCTCCCGCCCTGGCGGCAGCGGCGTGGCCAGCCCTGGCGGTCTCGTTCTCGGTCGCTGCCACGCTCACCGCTTACGGCCTCGCCTTGCCGACAGAGCATCTGCACGCCGGCCTTACGGGCCTGCTGCACTTCTGCGGACTGGAGGCGAGTGCGGGTCGGCCCGATCCCGACACGGTGGGCCAGCTTGCCATCGCCCTACCGGCCGCCCTCGCGCTCGCCCTGGTCGCGAGCTTCTCCTGGCACGTCGCACGAGCGTGCAGAGCCCGAGCACGGCATCGGGAAGCCGTGGACCTGGTGGGCCGCCACTCGGCCCGGCTGCGTGCCACAGTCCTGCCGTACAACGTTCCCGCCGCGTACTGCTTGCCCGGCCGCCGCGCACGGATCGTGATCAGCGACGCGGCGGTACACCGATTGACGCCCGAGCAGCTCGATGCCGTACTCAAGCACGAGCAGGCGCACATCGCGGGCCATCACCACCTCGCGCTGGCCGCTGCTGAGGCGTTCCACTCCGTGTTCCGTCGGCTGCCGCTGGCTCGCCATGTCCGGGAGCAGACAGCGCTCTTGCTGGAGATGGTCGCGGACGATCGCGCACTGCGCAGTCACTCCCACGAGGTGCTCGTCACCGCGATGTACGAGATGGCTGCGGCGCAGACCCCGCATGGAGCGTTCTCAGCGGGTGGCCAAACCGTCCTGATCCGCGCGAAGCGGGTCCTGGGACCGCGCACAGCGCCGCACCCCGCGCTGTGGTGGTCCGTCGCTGTCATGGCTGCGACGGTTCCTGTGCTTCCGCTGCTGGTGGCCTGCCCGCCCGGTCTCGGCTGACCACAGTCACCCGGAGGGGTCCGGATTGGGAACGAACCATCAGCCGATACTGCCAACGGTGCGTGGCCGACCACTTCCGTACGGGTACCGGCGCCGCCAAAGACCGGCTGTTGATGTAAAGCGGGCAACCCCACGGGCCATCCACGCTCCACACCGCAGCCAAGACCTCGGGATCACCCGTCTCCACAGCGTTCGCTCTGCGTGGCGCCCTGGCACCTGAGCACCAACTCGTATCACCCTAGGAGCTTCTGTGACAGCACTACCGGCAACCCGCACCCTGCTTGCTGCCGCCGGCACCGCGCTCGCTCTTCTCGTCCTCACCGCTTGCGGGGGCGGGTTGTCCGAGACGGGCGAGACGTCGGCTTCGACGCCGACGCTCTCGCATGTGCACGGTCTCGGCGTCGACCCGGCTGATGGTCGCATGTATGTCGCAACCCACGACGGCCTCTACACAGTCGCCGAAGACCAGAAGCCAAAGCTCGTAGGCGATCGCAAGGATGACTTCATGGGCTTCACGGTGACGGGCAAGAACGCCTTCATCGCCAGTGGACACGGAGCGCCGGGCAGTGGCCGTCCGGCCAACCTCGGCGTGATCAAGACCGAGGACGCCGGCCACACCTGGGCACCCCGGTCGCTGTCAGGCGAGGCCGACTTCCACTCCCTGGACTCGGCCCAGGGCGCGGTCTTCGGGTACGAGAACGGACGGATCAGGGTCAGCAGCGACCTCAAGAACTGGGACGACCGGGCAGTGCTGAACGCCCTTGATCTCGCGGTGGACCCGACCAGGGCCGAAACGTTGCTGGCCACGACGGCCGAGGGCATCCTCACCAGCACCGACGGCGGACGCACCTTCGGCAAGGCTGCAGGACCGGTCCAGGCTTTTCTGTCCTGGCCCGAGGAGAAGTCGCTGTTCGGCATTGACACGTCGGGCAAGTTGAGTCGCAGCGACGACGGTGGCACAACGTGGAAGCAGCTCACGACCGTGCCCGGCGGAACACCGCAGGCGCTCACCGCCGCGGACGGCGACCACATCCTCGCCGCGACACAGAGCGGTGTGTACGAGTCACGGGACGGCGGAAAGACCTTTGCCGAACTCGCACCGCTCGCTTCCTGAACGCCAAGACCAGCCACTGCAGTGACGCCGTGAGACCTGGGCGTCCGCACTGCTCATCTGGCGCTACGGCCGCGTCGAGGAGAAATGGGCGCTCACAAAGTCGGCGAAGGACTGACTCAAGCAGCTCCGGCACCTTAATCTGCGGACAGTAGCTTGAGGTTGTCGCCTACCGAGGGAAGCTGCCGTCATGCCCACTGCTACCGCCAGACAGTCACGACTGCGGCACCCGCTCTTCGCGCGGATCTATCCGAAGATCAACGCCTACGCAGAAGCCCATGGCGCTGTGGAGCACCGCAAAGAACTGCTCGCCGACACCAAGGGTTGTGTCGTCGAGGTCGGCGCCGGCACGGGAGCCAACTTCCCGCATTACCCAGCGCACGTGGGCAAGGTCATCGCGGTGGAACCTGAGCCACGACTGCGGGCACTCGCCACGCGGGCGGCGGCCGACTCATCCATTCTCGTGGAGGTCCACGAAGGCCGGGCGGAGAATCTGCCAGTGGCGGATGGGTCCGTCGACGGGGTGGTCGTCTCGCTCGTCCTGTGCAGCATCGCCGATGTCGAAGGGGCACTGGCCGAGGCTGCTCGCGTACTGCGGCCCGGCGGCCGGCTGTACTTCTACGAGCACATCCGCTCTGCCGACCCCCGGTTCGCGAGGAAGCAACGCAGGATCAACATCGTTTGGCCGCTGCTCGGCGGAGGCTGCAACCTCGACCGGGACAGCGAACGGGCCATCAAGGACGCCGAATTCACGATTGAGCAGGCACGGCACTTCGACTTCCTCGTCAACGGTCGCACAACGCGCAGCTCGCGTCATCGGCGTCGCCCGAAGGCCGGAAGGCTGAGGAATCGCCCTCGGCTCACGTCCCGGCCAGCCCGTCCGAACGCGCCCATTCCAGGGGATGAGCTCCTTGTCTGGCGACTGCGCCGTCTGGCAGAGATCCCTGCTCACCCGGGCGAAGCGACGCTCAAGCCTGCGGCCGCACGGCACCCTGGCTGCAATGCGTTGTGCCGCTTTCGAAGCGCACAAGCGTCCACCGAGCCGCTGACGAGCAGTCCAGCAGGGCCGCCATCGACCTGCCGGACTCTGCGGAACCCCTAGACAGCCTCTGCCGCCAGCTGTTATGGCCGGAAACAGAAGGCCCTTGAACGGGGGTTGAAACTCGTGTTTAGAACCACCGACCACCCTGTAGAGCCGACACCCGTGCTGCCTGCCCTTCCTGTCGGAAACGATCCCCTGTTGCAACTTGGGTACGAGTCGCAGCCGCCCAGCGGCCCCGGCGCGACACGCTGCCTCAGCCACCCGCGCGAGCTGTCGCTTCGCGGCAGCCCGGTGATGTGCTCGGCCTGCCGTGCCCGGCGCGACTGGTTGCTCATCAACCACGGCCGCAATGCGGTCGACCCCTATCCGTACGTGCCCGCTCACCGGGCAGCTGCCGGGCGCCCGCCGGTTCACGAGGTCGAGACACAGCGGCCGTCGAGCTGCAGACGGGCGTCCCGTGTGGGGGTGGGCGGGTCCGAGGTGCAGCGTGACCCGGCCCATGGTCGCCACAGGCACCACCGTCACCGCTCCCACTAACACACCGCATACCCCCTCACCGCATGATGAGTGGGTGGAATCCGAGGTGACGAGGCGCCCGAGGGCTGCGACGTGGTGGGGCCGGTTTGTGCTCGCCGCCGCGCTGCTCGTCGGCATCGTGCTGATGCACGGCCTCGGCCACCTTGGCGAGCACACGGATGCCACACACGTATCAGACGGGCATGTGGCCGCCGCAATGGAGCATGTGGTGGCCGACGCCGGCCACGCCACGCACCCTGACCCCGCCCCCGCGCACGGGGTCGGCTTCGCGGGCGTGTGCCTGGCGGTGCTTGGCGCCGGGGTCGGGATCGTGCTGGCGGTCCGTGACGCGCTCGTACGACGAGGCCGACGCTGTGCGGCCGGCGAGCTGCCGACTGCCGTGCGGCTTGCCTATGCCCTCTGGGTGATCCCGCC
This region includes:
- a CDS encoding DEAD/DEAH box helicase, with translation MPRWATPESAAWARSRLDDGWAAVFLPGEPARLGRLLLWQPAGAATAESMAPAVVEPEAAELVLPHGRSVRRRKVEGYALPVALAVAALSGAQPPHPSAAAWQSAARLALRLLADGRLHPALTDAGHDTWKAGPFTAAQRQTLDALAAAFPPHAHCLPEPGPAPLRIAEPAALVRQFCDAVADELVRAPAAPLAMGALPYAWRETRAVPALREWAEETAAAFTADVRVSLRVDVPEGRRRQFRAVLQLHTAADPALVVEAARLWSEPTETERLLGPRSETETLLALRRGARVWPPLDRLLKDAAPDQLRLTDDEAFDLLGDATDTLRAAGIDVHWPRKLVKALTATAEIGQRTAPGSSAGGMLDADALLDFRWQLSLGGEPLTEAEMDALAEARRPLVRLRDQWVVADPKLVARARRRRMEPLTPMEALGAALTGEVERDGETFRCAAVGALGDLVARIRDPESRTPAAQPAALKATLRDYQKRGLAWLAEMCELGLGGCLADDMGLGKTVTLLALHLHRQTDPATAGPTLVVCPASLLGNWQREAARFAPATPVRRYHGGDRHLADLADDEIVLVTYGVLRRDRETLAENAWSLIAADEAQHVKNPYAVTARELRALPARARVALTGTPVENNLSELWALLDWTTPGLLGPLNAFRERHARTIESGEDPQAAERLSRLVRPFLLRRRKSDPGIAPELPAKTETDRVVPLTAEQASLYEAVVRETMAKIAESEGIARRGLILKLLTALKQICNHPAQYLRQSTPLHSRSGKLDLLDELVDTITAEGESALVFTQYKQMATLLERHLAERGVPTLFLHGGTPVAAREEMVDRFQRGEVPVFLLSLKAAGTGLNLTRATHVVHYDRWWNPAVEDQATDRAYRIGQDRPVQVHKLLAEGTVEDKVAKLLESKRALADAVVGSGEGALTELSDDDLAELVALGRQS
- a CDS encoding plasmid pRiA4b ORF-3 family protein yields the protein MWRDGKTAPSDLQLKIVLHSTRPPLWRRLVLPSDTSLGTLHDAIQVAFGWHGGHLHLFTDEFGRGYGDTARLTDIDLGFGRGVGDEDATALGDVLAEEGARLRYVYDFGDDWEHGITLEKTLPRPDGAERAVRCVGGRRADVPAEDIGGVWGLAGVLEFLDTPDGAGDGPYGELVAELRAAGYDPAAFDRDGITARLARLTPDTVSGRAKPSAGDRAGRGGVRRLTAEDVALCTCGQCGVGDPVDAGVDGPAEDVPVLRPVTLAPQEDLAAAVRGVPLFDAALRLAAWCREGRQVTAGRVLRPALAREAVEELQLWKLAGDDSPYADAVARARALKSLRSAKDVSVLDDPWWLAVDGGLITISGGRAWGGGATDFTGEDLPEFWAAAMGDLLEEIGETGVLDGWHGELTAEIADSLVGLLYDAPDDAWVDVDDLRAKAREVGENGPEFDLFQALFAASFHELGEGLALLGAVEYEPGDGGDSAEETLRTLLNSMVGQELGGGSGTSTAASDRSWDDKRGHRMRITPLGRYGLRAYLMECGVPAPLLGEYAEADAGALLQGLLGYSPEEMRREVEGWLAHRTAADAAVGLLDACAGDGSEAAAKRAVAQLVLADLDGPRARRVLRKAADSDVEGCRQVATATLGARPGADAHMDPARTEEAGLWLLIDGLSILAGAQENEELTQGFLENWNTAPDALEQRVDELWRVEHPATPLVLAELGEGLRGVDKRLAKRMRTAAIKAHSRR
- a CDS encoding MmyB family transcriptional regulator, which translates into the protein MHRRLRYLYDLARAATPSGRRPTVTASRVRPTILRLLDSMTDVPAYVRNARFDILAANTLGRALYAPVFESPLFARRGPVNSARFMFLDPASQEFWIDWEKGANDAVAFLRTETGRAPHDKALTDLIGELTTKSACQGP
- a CDS encoding BlaI/MecI/CopY family transcriptional regulator, producing the protein MRRLGDLEAEIMDRLWTWNRPATVREVVNDINETRPLAYTTVMTVTNILYSKGWLSRGKEGRAWLYTPVRSREAYAAALMEDGLGASKDRSAALVHFVEGMSEDEVAALRRALRSVGRQAKP
- a CDS encoding M56 family metallopeptidase, encoding MISAPALIGYTAAVGFIAPRVLLRSSWPHRAPALAAAAWPALAVSFSVAATLTAYGLALPTEHLHAGLTGLLHFCGLEASAGRPDPDTVGQLAIALPAALALALVASFSWHVARACRARARHREAVDLVGRHSARLRATVLPYNVPAAYCLPGRRARIVISDAAVHRLTPEQLDAVLKHEQAHIAGHHHLALAAAEAFHSVFRRLPLARHVREQTALLLEMVADDRALRSHSHEVLVTAMYEMAAAQTPHGAFSAGGQTVLIRAKRVLGPRTAPHPALWWSVAVMAATVPVLPLLVACPPGLG
- a CDS encoding F510_1955 family glycosylhydrolase, with the protein product MTALPATRTLLAAAGTALALLVLTACGGGLSETGETSASTPTLSHVHGLGVDPADGRMYVATHDGLYTVAEDQKPKLVGDRKDDFMGFTVTGKNAFIASGHGAPGSGRPANLGVIKTEDAGHTWAPRSLSGEADFHSLDSAQGAVFGYENGRIRVSSDLKNWDDRAVLNALDLAVDPTRAETLLATTAEGILTSTDGGRTFGKAAGPVQAFLSWPEEKSLFGIDTSGKLSRSDDGGTTWKQLTTVPGGTPQALTAADGDHILAATQSGVYESRDGGKTFAELAPLAS
- a CDS encoding class I SAM-dependent methyltransferase — protein: MPTATARQSRLRHPLFARIYPKINAYAEAHGAVEHRKELLADTKGCVVEVGAGTGANFPHYPAHVGKVIAVEPEPRLRALATRAAADSSILVEVHEGRAENLPVADGSVDGVVVSLVLCSIADVEGALAEAARVLRPGGRLYFYEHIRSADPRFARKQRRINIVWPLLGGGCNLDRDSERAIKDAEFTIEQARHFDFLVNGRTTRSSRHRRRPKAGRLRNRPRLTSRPARPNAPIPGDELLVWRLRRLAEIPAHPGEATLKPAAARHPGCNALCRFRSAQASTEPLTSSPAGPPSTCRTLRNP